A genome region from Myroides fluvii includes the following:
- a CDS encoding geranylgeranylglycerol-phosphate geranylgeranyltransferase yields MLSRKNKILLAKIFSLFSVVRGYNIFVIILAQYLASIFIFAPEKRALDVILDWQLFLIILASALAIASGYIINNFYDAEKDLINRPNKSMLDRLVSQTTKLRVYFFLNFLSVCIVLPVSIHGAIFFAIYIFLLWFYSHKLKKYPIIGNLLASLLAMLPFFAILMYFRSFHISIFIHAFFLYLIILIREIMKDLENLRGDFANNYQTMPVRFGERKAKEVITGVFVLALIPVYFMTVRFDVGYMIYYFYFSIVILLFFLLRLWKSNTTQEYHQLHFLLKLLILLGVLSIVLIKPDVLASGKYLLEETL; encoded by the coding sequence ATGTTATCTAGGAAAAATAAAATCCTCTTAGCTAAAATATTCAGTCTATTTTCTGTGGTAAGAGGTTATAACATTTTTGTTATAATTTTAGCCCAATACCTAGCGTCAATTTTTATATTCGCTCCAGAGAAAAGAGCCTTAGACGTTATTTTAGATTGGCAATTATTCCTCATTATCTTAGCATCGGCCTTAGCAATCGCTTCTGGCTACATCATCAACAATTTTTATGACGCAGAGAAGGATCTAATCAATCGACCCAATAAATCAATGTTGGATCGTTTGGTGAGTCAAACAACAAAATTGAGGGTCTATTTTTTTCTCAATTTTCTATCGGTTTGCATTGTACTTCCTGTTTCCATACATGGCGCTATTTTCTTTGCTATTTATATCTTCCTCTTGTGGTTTTATTCCCATAAGTTGAAAAAATATCCAATCATTGGCAATCTATTAGCCTCGTTGTTGGCTATGTTGCCTTTCTTTGCCATCCTCATGTACTTTAGATCATTTCATATTTCTATTTTTATACATGCTTTTTTCTTGTATCTCATTATTTTGATTCGAGAAATCATGAAGGATTTGGAAAATCTTCGAGGAGACTTTGCTAATAACTATCAGACGATGCCGGTGCGCTTTGGCGAGCGAAAAGCTAAAGAAGTGATTACAGGTGTTTTTGTGTTGGCTTTAATTCCCGTCTATTTTATGACGGTTCGCTTTGATGTTGGCTATATGATTTACTATTTCTATTTTAGTATTGTTATTTTGCTGTTCTTCTTATTGAGATTATGGAAATCGAATACAACGCAAGAATATCACCAATTGCATTTTTTACTTAAGCTTTTGATTCTCTTAGGAGTTTTATCTATTGTGTTGATTAAGCCCGATGTTTTGGCAAGTGGCAAGTATCTTTTAGAGGAGACTTTATAA
- a CDS encoding mevalonate kinase family protein, which produces MKGPLFYSKILLFGEYGIIKDSKGLSIPYNFYKGALKMEDNLEGFAKKSNESLRNFAAYLQDMQEAEPSLVQFDLNRLQTEIENGLYFDSSIPQGYGVGSSGALVAAIYDQYAIEKITVLENLSKDKLLILKGIFGKMEAFFHGTSSGLDPLNSYLSLPILINSKDNIEPTGIPSQSLDGKGAVFLIDSGIVGETAPMVTIFMEKLKEQGFRKVLKEEFIKHTDACVENFLKGDLKALFNNTKELSSVVFNHFKPMIPEQFHQVWQKGIETNDYYLKLCGSGGGGYILGFTPDIDKAKETLKDYKLEVVYQF; this is translated from the coding sequence ATGAAAGGACCTTTATTTTATTCGAAAATTCTATTATTCGGCGAATATGGAATTATTAAAGACTCAAAAGGGTTATCGATTCCTTATAATTTTTATAAGGGAGCCTTGAAAATGGAAGATAACTTGGAGGGATTTGCTAAAAAATCAAACGAGAGCTTGAGAAACTTTGCTGCGTATCTACAAGATATGCAAGAGGCAGAGCCATCTTTGGTTCAATTTGATCTCAATCGCCTACAGACAGAAATTGAAAATGGACTGTATTTTGATTCTAGTATTCCACAAGGCTATGGCGTAGGAAGTAGCGGTGCTTTAGTAGCAGCAATCTACGATCAATACGCGATAGAAAAAATTACCGTGCTAGAGAATTTAAGTAAAGATAAATTACTTATACTAAAGGGAATCTTTGGTAAAATGGAAGCTTTTTTTCATGGAACTAGCTCAGGCTTAGATCCGTTGAATAGCTATTTGAGTTTACCTATCCTGATCAATTCTAAAGATAATATTGAACCAACAGGAATTCCTTCTCAAAGTTTAGACGGAAAAGGAGCGGTGTTTTTAATAGACTCGGGTATTGTTGGGGAAACTGCCCCTATGGTAACCATCTTTATGGAGAAATTAAAAGAACAAGGGTTTAGAAAGGTACTGAAAGAAGAATTTATTAAGCATACAGATGCTTGTGTAGAAAACTTCTTAAAAGGAGATTTGAAAGCGCTGTTTAATAATACCAAAGAACTTTCATCTGTAGTATTCAATCACTTTAAACCGATGATTCCAGAACAGTTTCACCAGGTGTGGCAAAAGGGAATCGAAACCAATGATTACTACTTGAAATTATGTGGTTCTGGTGGAGGAGGATATATCTTGGGATTCACCCCAGATATTGACAAAGCAAAGGAAACACTGAAAGATTACAAATTAGAAGTAGTATATCAATTTTAA
- a CDS encoding DUF5522 domain-containing protein, protein MEQLVQEAQMSEFPPTRSEMIEGKHFYKENGYFVFTELYHLLKGQCCQNGCRHCVYGFKNRYL, encoded by the coding sequence ATGGAGCAATTGGTTCAGGAAGCCCAAATGAGTGAATTTCCTCCTACAAGAAGCGAAATGATAGAAGGAAAACACTTCTATAAAGAAAATGGATATTTTGTCTTTACCGAATTGTATCATCTGCTCAAAGGACAGTGTTGTCAAAACGGATGTAGACATTGTGTGTATGGTTTTAAAAACCGCTATCTGTAG
- a CDS encoding COG3014 family protein translates to MVFNRTIYSITKTLVLVVLMFFVFGCATYHDRITDYYQRMLNEDYVGADNALDKNKLLQKPRNLLLFYMEKGKVEHLKGNYALSNQYFNKADLVIEDQVTKFGDVMVGLFLNSMSQSYKGEEFEIFMIHYYKALNYLYLGQSQEALVEARRISLQNYELGDKYNNKTTRYSKDAFSLNLQGLIYESTGNYNDAFISYRNALDVYQSAVGGLYYGVSAPQNLKYDAMNMADKLGFVTDLHRFEKDFATPFKRYKATEGGELVVFWENGTAPIKEEENIIFTLIKGDSGALVFTNALGVMIPLDLGIAGNTNLSDVHSVNIAFPKYIHTKSPYASANVEVNGSEIFALEKVHDIDVVAVSTLKERAGKELGQILTRLAVKKAAEYAVKSAAKSNDNNAILEGVGLGLQLFNMFSEKADTRNWQTLPAEMSYARIPLQKGVNKLTFELRKPSGEVVKQQVEIEANGGMKFYNFATMK, encoded by the coding sequence ATGGTTTTCAATCGAACCATATATTCAATTACAAAAACATTAGTACTTGTTGTGCTAATGTTTTTCGTATTTGGATGTGCCACTTATCACGATAGAATTACCGATTACTACCAACGTATGCTCAATGAAGATTACGTCGGAGCGGATAATGCCTTAGATAAGAACAAGTTGTTGCAAAAACCTCGAAATCTTCTGTTATTCTATATGGAAAAGGGAAAGGTGGAGCATCTAAAAGGAAATTATGCCCTGAGTAATCAATACTTTAATAAAGCCGATTTAGTTATTGAAGATCAAGTGACTAAGTTTGGTGATGTTATGGTGGGACTTTTTCTTAATTCTATGTCGCAGAGTTACAAAGGAGAGGAATTTGAAATCTTTATGATTCACTACTATAAAGCATTGAATTATTTGTATCTCGGACAATCACAAGAAGCGCTCGTAGAAGCGCGTCGAATTAGTTTGCAAAATTATGAGTTAGGGGATAAATATAACAACAAAACAACGCGCTATTCGAAAGATGCATTTTCGCTTAATTTACAAGGGTTAATCTACGAATCTACCGGTAATTATAACGACGCATTTATTTCGTACCGCAATGCACTTGACGTATATCAAAGTGCAGTTGGAGGGTTGTATTATGGCGTTTCCGCACCACAGAATCTGAAGTATGATGCTATGAATATGGCGGATAAACTTGGGTTTGTTACTGATTTACATCGATTTGAAAAAGACTTTGCAACCCCTTTTAAACGCTATAAAGCGACAGAAGGCGGAGAGCTTGTCGTTTTCTGGGAAAATGGTACTGCTCCAATTAAAGAAGAAGAAAATATTATCTTCACTTTAATTAAAGGAGATAGTGGAGCTTTGGTCTTTACGAATGCATTGGGTGTTATGATTCCCTTGGACTTAGGAATTGCAGGAAATACAAACTTAAGTGATGTGCACAGTGTGAATATTGCTTTTCCGAAGTATATTCATACAAAATCACCTTATGCTAGTGCTAATGTAGAAGTAAATGGAAGTGAGATATTTGCATTAGAAAAAGTACATGATATTGATGTTGTAGCTGTTTCTACCCTGAAAGAACGCGCTGGAAAAGAATTAGGACAGATTTTAACGCGATTAGCAGTAAAAAAAGCTGCGGAATACGCTGTGAAGTCTGCCGCTAAGTCAAATGATAACAATGCCATATTAGAAGGTGTAGGTTTAGGCTTACAGCTGTTTAATATGTTTTCTGAAAAGGCAGACACGCGAAATTGGCAAACCTTACCCGCTGAAATGAGTTATGCTCGTATCCCTTTACAAAAAGGAGTAAATAAGTTGACTTTTGAATTGCGAAAACCAAGTGGAGAGGTTGTAAAGCAACAGGTAGAAATTGAAGCGAATGGTGGAATGAAATTCTATAATTTTGCTACAATGAAGTAG
- a CDS encoding penicillin-binding protein activator LpoB, with product MQIKKIALAAILATSGLFITSCGRQVTRVSTEETIDLSGRWNNSDSREVAQQMTRQVLDGAWIGNFQDDNNNKKPVVIVGMVYNKSHEHIDAETFVKDVEQSFIQSGRVRLVQGGKKRDELRGERADQQTNASASSMKQFGLEQGADFMLQGSINSIVDSHKKKKVVYYQVNLELTNLQTNEVVWIGDKKIAKYVKN from the coding sequence ATGCAAATTAAGAAGATAGCATTAGCTGCAATTTTAGCAACATCAGGTCTATTTATCACGTCATGTGGTCGTCAAGTTACACGTGTTAGCACTGAAGAGACCATCGATTTAAGTGGTAGATGGAATAACTCCGATTCACGAGAAGTTGCGCAACAAATGACAAGACAAGTATTAGACGGTGCTTGGATTGGTAATTTTCAAGATGACAACAACAACAAAAAACCTGTAGTTATCGTCGGAATGGTTTACAACAAAAGCCATGAGCATATTGATGCTGAAACTTTCGTAAAAGACGTAGAGCAATCATTTATTCAGTCTGGACGCGTGCGTTTAGTTCAAGGAGGTAAAAAACGCGATGAGTTAAGAGGAGAAAGAGCGGATCAACAAACCAATGCTTCGGCTTCTTCTATGAAGCAATTTGGATTGGAGCAAGGAGCGGATTTTATGTTGCAAGGTTCAATCAACTCAATTGTCGATTCACACAAAAAGAAAAAAGTGGTTTACTATCAAGTCAATCTGGAATTAACTAATCTTCAAACGAATGAAGTAGTTTGGATTGGTGACAAAAAGATAGCGAAATACGTAAAAAACTAA
- the mvaD gene encoding diphosphomevalonate decarboxylase, protein MTSATDFIFEGSTTTNEQTIQQGTFTWSAPSNIALVKYWGKKEQQIPANPSLSFTLSNCKTITSLSYFKKEEKGIAFDLLFEGQPKEEFKPKIQKFFERILHYCPYIADYHFTIDTKNTFPHSSGIASSASGMAALAMNIMSLEKALHAEMTQAFFLEKASFLARLGSGSACRSVVGSVVVWGVQADVKGSSDLFGIEAPFDIHNHFKNYQDVILLVDKGEKQVSSTVGHDLMHDHPFAQERFKQAHQNLSRLKDILQTGDLNQFVALVESEALTLHAMMMTSMPYFILMKPNTLQIIEKIWAFRAKTEIPVCFTLDAGANVHVLFPENNKDAVLAFIREELSEFCQNEHFIEDKMGTGAVLIK, encoded by the coding sequence ATGACAAGCGCAACTGATTTTATTTTCGAGGGAAGTACCACAACGAATGAACAAACGATTCAACAAGGTACATTTACATGGAGTGCTCCGAGTAATATTGCACTAGTGAAGTATTGGGGGAAAAAAGAACAACAGATTCCCGCAAACCCTTCGTTGAGTTTTACGTTGAGTAACTGTAAAACGATCACTTCTTTATCTTATTTCAAAAAAGAAGAAAAGGGAATTGCTTTTGATTTGTTGTTTGAAGGACAGCCCAAAGAGGAGTTTAAACCGAAAATTCAAAAGTTCTTTGAGCGTATTTTACACTATTGTCCTTATATCGCGGATTATCATTTTACTATAGATACCAAAAACACATTTCCACACAGTTCTGGAATAGCCTCTTCTGCATCTGGAATGGCGGCTTTAGCGATGAATATTATGTCGCTAGAAAAAGCACTGCATGCGGAAATGACGCAGGCCTTTTTTTTAGAAAAGGCTTCTTTTTTAGCGCGTTTAGGTTCGGGTAGTGCCTGTAGAAGTGTTGTTGGAAGCGTTGTTGTTTGGGGCGTGCAAGCGGATGTAAAAGGCAGCTCGGATTTATTTGGTATTGAAGCACCTTTTGACATACACAACCATTTCAAAAATTATCAAGATGTAATTTTGTTGGTCGATAAGGGAGAAAAACAAGTGTCTAGTACAGTAGGACACGATTTGATGCACGACCATCCTTTTGCACAGGAGCGTTTTAAACAAGCCCATCAAAATCTTAGTCGATTGAAAGACATCCTTCAAACAGGAGATTTAAACCAATTTGTCGCGTTGGTTGAAAGTGAAGCATTGACCTTACATGCGATGATGATGACCTCGATGCCTTACTTTATATTGATGAAACCCAATACCCTTCAAATTATTGAAAAAATTTGGGCTTTTCGCGCTAAAACAGAAATCCCCGTTTGCTTTACATTAGATGCAGGAGCGAATGTACACGTGCTTTTTCCCGAAAACAATAAAGATGCTGTATTGGCGTTTATCCGTGAAGAGTTGAGTGAATTCTGTCAAAATGAACATTTTATTGAAGATAAAATGGGAACAGGAGCTGTGTTAATTAAATAA
- a CDS encoding PH domain-containing protein — MKFNYYNTSSSALLLVLCLGPFLSTGIFFLLVASGIIKLVAVLLFFLFLVFLYKVLFMKVTIDEKGVSYKSLFKEKSLSWTEIQDVLIVVRERRSIPDYYKLEEWMQAGKSSKSYFLLFRSTSEFPANPMFMFSAPIDEDYISVQARKEIIESINQYYYRS, encoded by the coding sequence ATGAAATTTAATTATTATAACACAAGTAGTAGCGCACTGCTTTTAGTGCTGTGTCTAGGTCCATTTTTGTCAACGGGAATCTTTTTCCTCTTGGTCGCTTCGGGTATCATTAAGCTTGTAGCGGTCTTGTTGTTCTTTTTGTTTTTGGTCTTTTTGTATAAAGTGCTCTTTATGAAAGTGACGATTGACGAAAAAGGAGTAAGCTATAAAAGCTTGTTTAAAGAGAAATCCTTGTCTTGGACGGAAATTCAAGACGTTTTAATTGTTGTAAGGGAAAGGAGATCTATACCAGATTACTATAAATTAGAGGAATGGATGCAAGCCGGAAAATCGAGTAAAAGTTATTTTTTACTGTTTCGTTCAACAAGTGAATTCCCTGCTAATCCGATGTTTATGTTTAGTGCGCCAATCGATGAAGATTATATTAGTGTGCAGGCTAGAAAAGAAATTATCGAGAGCATCAATCAATACTATTACCGTTCTTAA
- a CDS encoding BaiN/RdsA family NAD(P)/FAD-dependent oxidoreductase, with protein MHYDVIIVGGGAAGFFTAINISERHSKLRIAIVERGKEVLSKVRISGGGRCNVTHACFDPRELVQFYPRGAKELLGPFHQFCCGDTIAWFEKYGVELKIEEDGRMFPITDSSQTIIDCFLQATAKFKIDVLQGVSVQGVYQSDNGWKLDTTKENMTCTELVFTTGSNPKIGELMRDLGHRLVEPVPSLFTFNIKDKRIKDLMGVSTAAHIKVKGTKLEATGPLLITHWGMSGPGILRLSAWGARILAEKKYQFHILVNWLPQFEKEELFDVLKELKQEHAKKIVLKRGLFDFPMRLWERLVVAAGISETITWADLTNKQMQALIMQLQEGDYQVNGKSTFKEEFVTAGGIDLRDVNFKTMESKVCSHLYFAGEILNIDAITGGFNFQNAWTTGFLAAQAIASKF; from the coding sequence ATGCATTATGATGTTATCATTGTAGGAGGAGGGGCTGCTGGTTTTTTTACGGCAATCAATATTAGTGAACGCCATTCGAAATTGAGAATTGCTATTGTAGAACGTGGAAAAGAAGTGTTGTCAAAAGTGAGGATTTCTGGTGGAGGGCGTTGTAATGTTACGCATGCGTGCTTTGATCCTAGAGAACTGGTGCAATTTTACCCTAGAGGAGCGAAAGAATTGTTGGGACCTTTTCATCAATTTTGTTGCGGAGATACGATAGCATGGTTCGAGAAATACGGTGTAGAATTAAAAATTGAGGAGGATGGACGTATGTTTCCCATAACAGATTCGTCTCAAACGATTATTGATTGTTTTCTTCAAGCAACAGCAAAATTTAAAATTGACGTTCTTCAAGGCGTTAGCGTGCAAGGGGTTTATCAAAGTGATAACGGATGGAAGCTGGATACGACAAAAGAAAATATGACCTGTACTGAATTGGTTTTTACTACGGGAAGTAATCCTAAAATAGGTGAACTTATGCGCGATCTAGGACATCGTTTGGTAGAACCTGTTCCTTCGTTATTTACCTTTAATATAAAAGATAAACGCATCAAAGATTTGATGGGAGTTTCAACTGCAGCACATATAAAAGTAAAAGGAACAAAATTAGAAGCTACCGGCCCGTTGTTAATTACCCATTGGGGAATGAGTGGGCCTGGAATTTTGCGATTATCTGCTTGGGGAGCTCGTATTTTAGCAGAGAAAAAGTATCAATTCCATATTTTGGTTAACTGGCTGCCTCAGTTTGAAAAAGAAGAGTTGTTTGATGTGTTGAAAGAACTAAAACAAGAGCATGCTAAGAAAATTGTTTTAAAACGAGGGCTATTTGATTTTCCTATGCGTTTATGGGAACGTTTAGTTGTTGCAGCAGGTATTAGTGAAACCATTACTTGGGCCGACTTAACAAACAAACAAATGCAAGCGTTAATAATGCAACTGCAAGAAGGAGATTATCAAGTGAATGGAAAGAGTACCTTTAAAGAAGAATTTGTAACGGCTGGTGGAATTGATTTACGCGATGTAAATTTTAAAACCATGGAAAGCAAAGTTTGTTCTCATTTGTATTTTGCAGGTGAAATACTAAATATAGACGCAATAACAGGGGGTTTTAATTTTCAAAATGCTTGGACTACGGGGTTCTTAGCTGCACAAGCAATTGCTTCTAAATTTTAA
- a CDS encoding carboxypeptidase-like regulatory domain-containing protein: MANYIIQIPEPCSEDWNQMTPVEKGRFCAVCEKEIYDFSAYTEQELIQQIKKEGEICGRVPAKYLDIELNESTANRGIGLRGLVAATINLLVLTTATSVQGQTQDPVEQSEQQKGDSSENLEVTVLPTQPLKRMVTGQVIDEEGLGLAGAIVIIKGTEHGVAANFDGQFAIEIPEEINDVELYFSFFGTEDYIKKIKDFEKPLVIRLRSILDDEKTIITTGGIIVKKKKKWLFF; this comes from the coding sequence ATGGCTAATTATATTATTCAAATACCTGAACCATGTTCCGAAGATTGGAATCAAATGACTCCTGTAGAAAAAGGAAGATTCTGTGCGGTTTGTGAAAAGGAAATCTATGATTTTTCAGCGTATACTGAACAAGAGTTGATTCAACAGATTAAAAAAGAAGGGGAAATTTGTGGACGAGTTCCTGCAAAATATTTAGATATAGAGTTGAATGAATCAACTGCGAATCGTGGAATTGGTCTGCGTGGTCTTGTTGCAGCTACAATTAATTTATTGGTTTTAACCACAGCAACAAGTGTGCAAGGTCAGACTCAAGACCCTGTAGAACAAAGTGAGCAACAAAAAGGCGATAGTAGTGAAAATCTTGAAGTAACAGTTCTTCCAACCCAACCGTTGAAACGCATGGTAACAGGGCAAGTAATCGATGAAGAAGGATTAGGATTGGCTGGTGCAATTGTTATAATTAAGGGAACAGAACATGGGGTAGCTGCGAATTTTGATGGGCAATTTGCAATTGAAATTCCGGAGGAAATTAATGATGTTGAGTTGTACTTTAGTTTTTTTGGAACAGAAGATTATATTAAAAAGATTAAAGATTTTGAAAAGCCATTGGTGATACGGTTAAGGAGTATCTTGGATGACGAGAAGACGATAATCACTACAGGAGGAATTATTGTGAAAAAGAAGAAAAAGTGGCTTTTCTTTTAA
- a CDS encoding YqjF family protein has translation MDMIQEILTAVDHRPWELPQGNWTYYQEWNRLIFLHFEVPFDVLRALVPHALELDSLDGQCYISVVPFTMEKIRPRHLPAVGFISDFDELNVRTYVVKEGKPGVYFLNIEAGKSLSAFVSRTLSGLPYEKATMKRSKGKYSSHNSKKNYQLEATYHIGEVVTHKTPLQVWLTERYCLYTYGNNTLHRYQIHHKEWELKTIAFDHLKVDYIFGSLKLTEDKVLAPNYSDGIQVVAWSKEKVEI, from the coding sequence ATGGATATGATACAAGAGATTTTGACTGCTGTAGACCACAGACCTTGGGAATTACCACAAGGCAATTGGACGTATTACCAAGAGTGGAATCGGTTGATTTTTTTGCACTTTGAAGTGCCCTTTGATGTATTGAGAGCACTTGTACCGCATGCTCTGGAGCTAGATTCTCTAGATGGACAATGCTATATTTCTGTTGTCCCCTTTACGATGGAGAAAATTCGCCCTCGTCACTTACCTGCTGTTGGTTTTATTTCTGATTTTGATGAATTAAATGTTCGTACCTATGTGGTGAAAGAAGGAAAACCAGGGGTTTACTTTTTAAATATTGAAGCAGGTAAATCCCTTTCTGCTTTTGTGTCGCGAACGCTATCAGGATTGCCGTATGAAAAAGCAACCATGAAACGCAGTAAAGGAAAATATTCCTCTCACAATTCAAAAAAGAACTACCAATTAGAAGCAACGTATCATATAGGGGAGGTCGTGACACATAAAACACCGCTGCAAGTGTGGTTAACAGAGCGCTATTGCTTGTATACCTATGGAAATAATACGCTTCATCGCTATCAAATTCACCATAAAGAATGGGAGTTGAAAACCATTGCTTTTGACCATCTGAAAGTGGATTATATATTTGGATCACTGAAACTGACGGAAGACAAGGTGCTTGCTCCAAATTATTCCGATGGCATTCAAGTGGTTGCTTGGAGTAAGGAAAAAGTTGAAATTTAA
- a CDS encoding GYDIA family GHMP kinase: MEFYSNGKLLISGEYVVLDGALAFALPTKFGQSLQVEQIEEPVLYWTSYDVDGQVWMKEQVDLVHVVQETNLEGSAYLLTLVDVLRVAHRLNPFVLEQSGGFKVESRLTFPRLWGLGTSSTWINNVAQWFEINPYQLLRESFGGSGYDIACAQHDCALFYQVVDPLNPIVDLLEFEPAFTNQLYFVYLNQKQSSKTAIAAYKAKKGGLQKEIQRITEISKALSTTTEVTVFKALLVEHEKIMGVLLDTPPIQERLFADFNGVIKSLGAWGGDFVLVVSQEDPTDYFQQKGYHTIVTYQAMIK; this comes from the coding sequence ATGGAATTTTATAGCAACGGTAAACTGTTAATTTCTGGGGAATATGTGGTGCTAGATGGAGCATTAGCTTTTGCATTGCCGACTAAATTTGGTCAGTCTTTACAGGTGGAACAGATTGAGGAACCCGTTTTGTATTGGACCAGCTATGATGTGGATGGGCAAGTTTGGATGAAGGAACAAGTAGATCTTGTTCATGTCGTTCAAGAAACCAACTTAGAAGGGAGTGCTTATTTACTAACTTTAGTAGATGTACTTCGTGTGGCACATCGTTTGAATCCATTTGTTTTGGAACAATCTGGCGGATTTAAAGTAGAGAGTAGATTGACCTTTCCACGTTTGTGGGGATTGGGAACTTCATCTACTTGGATTAATAACGTCGCCCAGTGGTTTGAAATTAATCCCTATCAGCTGTTGCGTGAATCTTTTGGTGGAAGTGGTTACGATATTGCTTGTGCACAGCACGATTGTGCTTTGTTTTATCAAGTAGTGGATCCATTGAATCCAATCGTTGATTTACTCGAATTTGAACCTGCGTTTACCAATCAACTGTACTTTGTTTATCTGAATCAAAAGCAGAGTAGCAAAACGGCCATAGCGGCTTATAAAGCAAAAAAAGGAGGTCTTCAAAAAGAAATTCAACGCATCACAGAAATCAGTAAAGCGCTGTCTACAACAACAGAGGTAACTGTTTTTAAAGCGTTACTTGTGGAGCATGAAAAAATAATGGGTGTCCTTTTAGACACTCCCCCCATTCAAGAACGTTTATTTGCAGATTTTAATGGAGTAATTAAAAGTTTAGGTGCTTGGGGAGGAGATTTTGTACTGGTTGTTTCTCAAGAAGATCCAACCGACTATTTCCAGCAGAAAGGATATCATACGATTGTGACTTATCAAGCCATGATTAAATAG
- a CDS encoding hydroxymethylglutaryl-CoA reductase, degradative, which translates to MVGSINGFSKLSKQEKINWIATTFLNNQEAVVDLMKQYWNSDEELQKLHDEFIENTITNFYLPLGVAPNFLINNTWYAIPMVIEESSVVAAAAKAAKFWADRGGFKATILNTEKIGQVHFIYKGDKEKLAQFVEDIQGVFLEDTFSITQNMQKRGGGILSISLRDKTAELPHYYQLHVTFDTKDSMGANFINSCLEQMATTLKNQALLYAAFTAEEKGIDVVMSILSNYVPNCVVRAEVSCPVEALKSSEIADPVLFAEKFVQAVRIAEIEPFRAVTHNKGVMNGVDAVVLATGNDFRAIEAGVHAYASKDGQYRSLSHASIEDGIFKFWIDLPLAVGTVGGLTSLHPMVKIALHMLQKPSATQLMQVIAVAGLAQNFAAVKSLTTTGIQQGHMKMHLMNILNQFKATDEERMKVVTHFEKNVVSHRAVVELLESLRK; encoded by the coding sequence ATGGTAGGGAGTATAAATGGGTTTTCTAAATTAAGTAAACAAGAGAAAATCAATTGGATAGCAACGACATTTTTAAACAATCAAGAAGCTGTCGTAGATTTAATGAAGCAATATTGGAATTCAGATGAAGAATTGCAAAAGTTGCACGATGAATTTATTGAAAATACAATTACCAATTTTTATTTGCCTTTAGGGGTTGCACCTAATTTTTTAATCAACAATACGTGGTATGCTATACCCATGGTTATTGAAGAAAGTTCGGTAGTTGCAGCAGCGGCGAAAGCAGCAAAATTTTGGGCAGATCGCGGAGGATTTAAAGCGACTATACTCAATACGGAAAAAATTGGTCAAGTGCACTTTATCTACAAAGGAGATAAAGAAAAACTAGCACAATTTGTAGAGGATATACAAGGCGTTTTTCTAGAAGATACGTTTTCGATTACGCAAAACATGCAGAAACGCGGTGGGGGAATTCTATCCATTAGCTTGCGTGATAAAACAGCAGAACTACCTCATTACTATCAGTTACATGTAACGTTTGATACCAAAGATAGTATGGGAGCCAATTTTATCAATTCTTGTTTAGAACAAATGGCAACTACCTTGAAAAACCAAGCCTTGTTGTATGCTGCTTTTACAGCAGAGGAAAAAGGGATTGATGTCGTGATGAGTATTTTATCGAACTATGTACCCAATTGTGTGGTCCGCGCGGAAGTATCGTGTCCAGTTGAAGCATTGAAGTCAAGCGAAATTGCAGACCCTGTGCTGTTCGCAGAGAAATTCGTTCAAGCGGTTCGCATAGCAGAAATCGAGCCTTTTAGAGCGGTAACACATAATAAAGGAGTGATGAACGGGGTGGATGCAGTTGTCTTAGCAACAGGAAATGACTTTAGAGCCATTGAGGCGGGTGTACATGCGTATGCCTCGAAAGACGGACAATACCGAAGCTTGTCTCATGCGTCTATTGAAGATGGGATTTTTAAATTTTGGATTGATTTACCCTTAGCTGTTGGGACCGTTGGAGGTTTAACCTCTTTGCATCCGATGGTGAAAATTGCCTTGCACATGTTGCAAAAACCCTCAGCAACGCAGTTGATGCAAGTTATTGCAGTAGCAGGATTGGCACAGAATTTTGCAGCAGTAAAATCATTAACTACAACGGGAATCCAACAAGGACATATGAAAATGCATTTGATGAATATATTAAATCAGTTTAAAGCAACAGATGAAGAACGAATGAAAGTGGTTACTCATTTTGAAAAGAATGTAGTTTCACATCGTGCAGTGGTTGAATTGTTGGAAAGTTTGAGAAAGTAG